DNA sequence from the Sulfoacidibacillus ferrooxidans genome:
TGATTTGAGTGCTTCAGATGAAACAGCTATGATTATTTCTAAGCTATCTGTGCGATTTTCTTTTGTAACTTATATACCCAGTTCCAATGACCGATGCTGGAGTGATGTATCTACGCTACTTGGGGCTGGGCAACGTGGACAAACGATGGTGGTTCGGGTAGATGGTGAAGAGGACATGCGCCAAGTATTGCGTGTGCTCTCGCATTTTCAGTAGTTATTCGATGATTGGTTCGGATGGTTTGGCACACAATTGTGTAATGATTAAAACTTCTGTAGAGTAATGTACAGTTTTCTTATAAATTGCGAAATAAAATTGTAAAATTAGCAGGAGATTCTTTGTGAATGGAGAATTGTTCCCAGTACGCATAGAGAGACATTGTCTTGGTGCGTGATCAGGACATCGACTATGGGTTCACTGACATCACGAAAAGAGAGAGATAAAAAGATCCACTTGTTTCGATGCATTATGGGGAGTGGGAGTTATGGTTGTAAAAAAGAGGTACTGGGCGAGTGTGATTGGTGTTTGGTCTCTTGCGATCATTAGCCTCATAAGCAGCGCACTTATTTTTCCATTTCCCGCTTTCACCCATTTTATGTGGTTGCTATTCTCTGTGTTATTTTTACTGTTGACTCTTACGTATATCTCTCCGGTACTTTTAGGGGGACAGATGATCAGTCTGTCGCTTGGCGTCGAGATTCCTATGTTTTTGCTATTTGGACCCGTGGTGACGGCTATGAGTTTGATTGTTGCATGGGTGATCGGCGAACTGATTCGCGGGAAGACATGGGATGTAGAACGGACCATTAAAAATATCGGTATGTTTATGCTCATGCCTACATTTGCGAGTCTTGGGTATGGGTTAGCGGGAGGGGATTTTCCAGATAGGATTTCTACCTCCATGCTCGCTCTTCTCTTGCCTATTGTAGTGTTTGCCGTTTTGCACTTTATCTCCAATTACTTCGTCAACTTCTTACATGTCGCTGTGGAGGCACCTGAAGACCCGTGGTTTCTAGAGATTAAGTGGGATCTAGGTTCGTTTGCAGTGGAATTTTCACTGGCCTTGTTATTTGTTTTTTTTGAAAAAATCTATGGACTGCAAGCCATTCTTTATCTATCCATTCCCTTCATAGTGCTATTATATATTTTTCGGCTCTATTCAAACCTTGTATTGGCCAATCGGCAACTGACATTGATTAGTGACTTGACGATGGATTTAAGTAGTGAGCTTCGTGAAGATCAGGTCGTGACTGTCTTGTTAGATGGTCTAGCTAAGATTGTTCGCATGACTTCCTGCTATCTATTTTGCCCTGATGCAGAAGGGATGCTCATACCATGCGGGGTGCGTGGTCTATCCAGTGAGACGGAAGAGATGATGCGCAAGGTTCGATTACAACCAGGTGACGGTGTCACGGGGACGGCATTTTTGCATGGACAATCACTACTTGATAGTGGCCGAAGGCGAGTGACAGTTGATCGTCAGATTCATGGTGTGGCACCTGTACCAGGTCGCTCGATTGTGGCCGTCCCTCTCATCTATCAAGATGAGACTCTAGGTGTATTAACAGTGACACACACTGACTATCATGCGTATTCACATCGGGATCAAGAGATGGTGCAAATTTTAGCGAGTCAGGTTGCAATCTCTCTATGGAATGCGCGGCGTCTAGCTCGTACGGAGGAACAAAGCTACATTGATCAATTGACAGGTGTGTATAACTATCGATACTTTGATTCTGTGATCGAGCGTATGCGGCATGATGCAGACAGGTTACACGCATCACTCGGATTATTGGTGATGGATTTGGACCATTTCAAGCAAATTAACGATAGGTACGGGCATTTGGCTGGTAATGAAGTACTGAAGTCGGTGGCCAATCAGATTCGACAGCTGGTCCGGTATGAAGATGTGGTGTGTCGCTATGGTGGAGAGGAATTTACGGTCATTTTGCCAAATGTTACGCTGGAGGTAGCACTTGCGATTGCCGAACGGTTACGCGAGGGGATCGAACATCATCAGGTAATGATCACGCCGATCGGGAAAACATCCTTTATGCCTATTTATATTACGATGAGTATCGGTGTGGCGGTATATCCGGAGATGGCTAACTCTTCCGTAGACCTTTTGCGCAATGCAGATCGCGCCATGTATGTGGGCTCTAAGCAACGTGGGCGCAATCGCGTGGCGGCGTATGAAAAGTAGCTGTTATATGCTTTGTATCGTACGATCAAGTTGTTCTAGCATCTGCTGTGCATGCTCAGTGTGTCCCATGCGGACCTGCGCGCGGCTAACCATTGTGGATATTTCTACAGCGAGTGGTAAGCGACGATAATGAAGCGCATCGTGTAGGGCAATCTGTGCAAGTTCTATGAGTTTTGGTTTGTCCTTATATACAAGTGCACGAATAGCACGCGTTAATGCATGCAATCGCTCGATGGACGGCGTATCTGATCCTTTTGCGATGATTTCATCCATGATAGTGATCGCTTCGTTGACTTGGCCGTATGCGAGGTGCGTTTCTGCAATTAAGTAGTTTAAACGCGTATGGAGTTCTAGTGTCATATAAAAAGAGTTGCGTTCTAGATACATAGATATCAGATCATCGGCTTCTTCGATCTCGCCTTGGTCTAGATGGTGCATGATGAGCAAAAGATCGGATTCCAGAGCAGATTCTACCCAGTGTAAGGTTTGATGCATGGTTCTTGCTTGAGCGGCCACACGGCCTGCTTCTTGTTCCTGACCTACTTGTAGTAAATGGAGGGCGTGTGACAGGTATTCGTTTGCGATCTTTGTTGAACGGTCTCCGACTGCAACGCTTGTCGATGCGATGTGTGCATAGGTTGTGGATCGTAGCTTTTGACCAAGCATGTGATTGCATTCACTCAGGCGGATGTACAATTGCGCCTGCATCACGCTATCTTGTTGTAGTTGTCGTTCAAAGTACCGCTTGGCTTGCTCGAAAGCATGTAATGCAGTATGTATTTCCCCTAATGCAAATAAAATATCTCCTTGTAATACATATAGACTGTCAAATAAATCGTATCGTTCTTGCTCATGTGCAAGTGTGAAGGTAGTAGTGATCGCTTGAAATGCTGCGTGAAATTCCTTTCTTGCGATGAGTAGCTGCGTCTTGAAATAATTCAATTCGACGTGACCTGCAGGTGTAGTAAAGGCTTCTTCGATGAGTTGTTCTGCTTCTTGATACCGTTGTAACAGTATGCATGTGCGGATGATCTCTATTTTTTGGTGTACGACATCACTTGTGGACGGTGTCAAAAAAAACATGTCTGCAGGTGTCTCAAGGCGCTCTGCTAATCGTTTCAATAATGTTTCTGAAGGCATTGCTCTGCCTGCTTCAATTTGACTGATCATACTTGGAGTGACCATATCATCGGCTAGTTGTGTTTGCGTAAGTCCACGTGCGATACGTAGCTCGCGAATGCGTTGACCGATCAAAGATGGCATGCATCTGCACCTCTTATCTACTCAAATGGGTATGATGTACACTATCATAAGCGAAGAGATAACTTTGCGCAATATGAAGGAAGATTGCGGATTTCTTCACAAAATGCTTACTTTACCTTATCCATTTTGGGTTCAATATGCAGTACACTGTGGATAATGAAATGCACGGGAGGTATGACAACTATGGAAGAGTTCAAGGAACTTCAACTACAGCAACAGCGCTTGCTGCATGCGTGGCTCGATGCAGAGAACGGAGAGGCGCGCTTTCGGATTCTAAAAGAACTGCGCGTTGTCGAAGAGGAACTAGGTGAACAAGTTCGCCAAGGTAGGATTGAAAAGCAAACGCTCCAGTATTTTTCGGTGGCAAGCCACTGATGTCGTGAAGCGCAACGCATAGCAAGCGGTCACTGATGTGATGCTCGTTAAGTTGTTGAGTGTTGAGTGTTGAGTGTTGAGTGTTGAGTGTTGAGTGTTGAGTGTTGAGTGTTGAGTGTTGAGTGTTGAGTGTTGAGTGTTGAGTGTTGAGTGTTGAGTGTTGAGTGTTGAGTGTTGAGTGTTGGTTCTGCACGCCTGTTGGCGTAAGGGCTTACATGCACCGTGGATTCATGTGCTGTGCATGGGGATGGTTTTCATGTGTTTGGTGGAGGAGATGGGATGCTATGTTTCCATCTCCTTTTCGTGCATAATAGAAAGATCAAACGAGGTGAGTTTGTCCCATGCCGTGGTGATGCGATGTGGGTGGATGAAGTTGAACTGTTTTTACGATAACTTAACGTGATCTTCATATCATTGCGATAAACTTTAAATGGCCTCAAGGATGTAGGAGGATTCCAATTTGGACCCAAGGCGTCAGTTTCATGCGGATTTGGAAGCGTTACAGCAAGACCTTTTGAAGATGGGCACGCTTGTAGAAGAATCGATTTTTCATTCTGTTCGGGCGTTGACAGAACAGGATCAGGCGTTAGCAGAACAGGTGTTGGCAGGGGATGATCAGATTGATCGAATGGAGATTGACATTGAGACACGGTCACTCCAATTGATTGCCCTGCAACAACCTATGGCGGGAGATCTGCGCACGCTTGGCACTACGTTAAAAGCGGTGACAGACCTTGAACGCATGGCTGATCACTCGGTGGATATTGCAAAAGTCGTACTGCGGATGAGCAGGCAGCCGTGGGTAAAACCGTTGATCGATATTCCGCGCATGGCTGATTTGGTTGAAATGATGGTGCGCGATGGATTGACTGCGTTTATTCGCAAGGATGCTACACTCGCCAAGACGCTTGCGGTGCGCGATGATGTGGTCGATGGATTGTATGCGCACATTTTTCGGGAGTTGCTAAGCCTGATGATCTCAACGCCAACGGCTGTAGAACAGGCGATGCAACTGATGATGGTGGCACAAAATTTGGAGCGCATCGGGGATCATGCCACGAACATCGGCGAATGGGTCATTTATATGGTCGATGGTGTGCGCATGGATTTGAATGTGTAGCGATGGCGACCGTACATGTGCGAGGCATGGCTGAGAAGTTTTTGCTGTTGTCGGATCGAGGATATGCTGTTTTGCGTGTGCGTCTGACCAATGGCGAGACGGTGCGAGCTGTTGGCATGTTGTCTGAGATTGCGCTTGGTGCCGAGTGTGAGTTCACAGGGCATTATCGACAGCATGTAGAATACGGGACAGAATTTCACGTGGATGCATTTCGCACGCAGGCACCGACCAGTGAAGTCGGTATTATTCGATTTCTTGCGAGTGGAAGATTTACTGGGATTGGGGAGAAGACCGCCAAGCGCATTGTGGATCAATTTGGCGTTCGCACGCTCGATATTTTGCGTGAGCAACCGGATGCGATCACGAAGGTTCCAGGGTTGACTAAAAAACGAGCAAAAGCGGTAGTGGATGCTTTTGCTACACAAGAGGACGTAGCGAAGTTGGGTGCTTTTTTTCGCGCGCATGGGTTACCGCTCCATCTGGCAGATAAGGTCGTGTCTTCGTTTGGCAGTGGGAGCGCGGCGATGGAGGCCGTTCTCACGCACCCGTTCCAACTGGTAGGAGAAGTGTCTGGCATCGGCTTTAAAACAGCTGATGGTATCGCGCGGGCGGTTGGTATCAAGGAAGATGATCCGGAACGAATGGCCGCGGCGCTCTTGCATACACTGTCGGTAGCGGAAGATGAGGGTCACGTCTATTTGCCACATGCTATGTGGTTAGAGCGAGCGAAGAGGCTCTTACTGCTTTCGGCAGAGGATCTAGCGGTAGTTGGGAGTCAACTTGCTACAAGGGGTCGTGTCATATTTGAACAAGTGGAAGATGAGCTACTCGTCTACTTGCCGCAGATGTACAGGGTGGAGACCGCGATTGCGACGCGCGTGAGGGAACTCGTGGAAGCGAAAGTGGAAGCGAAAGTGGAAGCGAAAGTGGAAGCGAAAGTGGAAGCGAAAGTGGAAGCGAAAGTGGAAGCGAAAGTGGAAAGAGAGGCACATCGTGAGGTGGGCGACAGGACTCAGCCCGCACACAGTGAAGATGGGGATCTTTTGACGCCGCTTCAGCGACATGCGGCACAAGCTATATTTACGCATCCGTTAGTGGTGTTAACGGGTGGACCTGGCACTGGGAAGACGACGACTGTGCGCAGTGTTGTGACGGAAGCTACGCGGTGCAGTTTACAGGTTGTGCTCTGTGCGCCAACGGGGCGTGCGGCTAAACGGTTGGCAGAGAGTACGGGGCAGGGGGCATTAACGATTCACCGCTTACTGGAAGTGGGGCAACAAGGCAACGGGCATTATGGGTTTGCACGCAATCGTTCGCACCGCATCGAAGGGGATCTGTTTATTGTGGACGAGGCTTCGATGGTGGATGCGCCACTATTTGCCCATTTGCTTGATGCATTGCCAGATGGTGCACATTTACTTCTTGTGGGTGATCCGTGGCAGTTACCGTCTGTGGGGCCAGGGCAAATTTTACGCGATGTCATTGAATCGCAATTAGCTCTTGTGATTGAATTGCAGTTGGTGTTTCGGCAGGCAGAGCAAAGTGCGATTACGGTTGCAGCGCATGAGGTGCGCCGAGGTAGAATGCCACGCTTTGAAAAGTCTGACGATATTGACTACTATTTTATAGAAGAAGAGGATGCGCAAAAGGTAGCAGAG
Encoded proteins:
- a CDS encoding sensor domain-containing diguanylate cyclase translates to MVVKKRYWASVIGVWSLAIISLISSALIFPFPAFTHFMWLLFSVLFLLLTLTYISPVLLGGQMISLSLGVEIPMFLLFGPVVTAMSLIVAWVIGELIRGKTWDVERTIKNIGMFMLMPTFASLGYGLAGGDFPDRISTSMLALLLPIVVFAVLHFISNYFVNFLHVAVEAPEDPWFLEIKWDLGSFAVEFSLALLFVFFEKIYGLQAILYLSIPFIVLLYIFRLYSNLVLANRQLTLISDLTMDLSSELREDQVVTVLLDGLAKIVRMTSCYLFCPDAEGMLIPCGVRGLSSETEEMMRKVRLQPGDGVTGTAFLHGQSLLDSGRRRVTVDRQIHGVAPVPGRSIVAVPLIYQDETLGVLTVTHTDYHAYSHRDQEMVQILASQVAISLWNARRLARTEEQSYIDQLTGVYNYRYFDSVIERMRHDADRLHASLGLLVMDLDHFKQINDRYGHLAGNEVLKSVANQIRQLVRYEDVVCRYGGEEFTVILPNVTLEVALAIAERLREGIEHHQVMITPIGKTSFMPIYITMSIGVAVYPEMANSSVDLLRNADRAMYVGSKQRGRNRVAAYEK
- a CDS encoding helix-turn-helix domain-containing protein, with translation MPSLIGQRIRELRIARGLTQTQLADDMVTPSMISQIEAGRAMPSETLLKRLAERLETPADMFFLTPSTSDVVHQKIEIIRTCILLQRYQEAEQLIEEAFTTPAGHVELNYFKTQLLIARKEFHAAFQAITTTFTLAHEQERYDLFDSLYVLQGDILFALGEIHTALHAFEQAKRYFERQLQQDSVMQAQLYIRLSECNHMLGQKLRSTTYAHIASTSVAVGDRSTKIANEYLSHALHLLQVGQEQEAGRVAAQARTMHQTLHWVESALESDLLLIMHHLDQGEIEEADDLISMYLERNSFYMTLELHTRLNYLIAETHLAYGQVNEAITIMDEIIAKGSDTPSIERLHALTRAIRALVYKDKPKLIELAQIALHDALHYRRLPLAVEISTMVSRAQVRMGHTEHAQQMLEQLDRTIQSI
- the phoU gene encoding phosphate signaling complex protein PhoU — encoded protein: MDPRRQFHADLEALQQDLLKMGTLVEESIFHSVRALTEQDQALAEQVLAGDDQIDRMEIDIETRSLQLIALQQPMAGDLRTLGTTLKAVTDLERMADHSVDIAKVVLRMSRQPWVKPLIDIPRMADLVEMMVRDGLTAFIRKDATLAKTLAVRDDVVDGLYAHIFRELLSLMISTPTAVEQAMQLMMVAQNLERIGDHATNIGEWVIYMVDGVRMDLNV
- a CDS encoding ATP-dependent RecD-like DNA helicase; translated protein: MATVHVRGMAEKFLLLSDRGYAVLRVRLTNGETVRAVGMLSEIALGAECEFTGHYRQHVEYGTEFHVDAFRTQAPTSEVGIIRFLASGRFTGIGEKTAKRIVDQFGVRTLDILREQPDAITKVPGLTKKRAKAVVDAFATQEDVAKLGAFFRAHGLPLHLADKVVSSFGSGSAAMEAVLTHPFQLVGEVSGIGFKTADGIARAVGIKEDDPERMAAALLHTLSVAEDEGHVYLPHAMWLERAKRLLLLSAEDLAVVGSQLATRGRVIFEQVEDELLVYLPQMYRVETAIATRVRELVEAKVEAKVEAKVEAKVEAKVEAKVEAKVEREAHREVGDRTQPAHSEDGDLLTPLQRHAAQAIFTHPLVVLTGGPGTGKTTTVRSVVTEATRCSLQVVLCAPTGRAAKRLAESTGQGALTIHRLLEVGQQGNGHYGFARNRSHRIEGDLFIVDEASMVDAPLFAHLLDALPDGAHLLLVGDPWQLPSVGPGQILRDVIESQLALVIELQLVFRQAEQSAITVAAHEVRRGRMPRFEKSDDIDYYFIEEEDAQKVAELVVDLAARRLPGYLALDARSNVQVLSPMRKGYCGTERLNEALSQRMLPKTNETLQVGPRIFRVGDKVMHIKNDYDRDLYNGDIGFVSAVQGDGLIFRLGFEEDAREVPLTRSECNQLTHAFAVSVHKSQGSEYPCVVLPLVREHTVMLYRQLLYTAMTRAKQLLVVVGSVRAFEVALRRVDATKRYTRLSFRLRDK